ATTTGAGATTCCATccattcttctttcttgaaaattattaagaaaaaaggaaacatgaatTTGATATCGATACTAATCCTTGTtagttttgtcaaaaaaaagaagattgtaACCTGTtctgctttttgtttttcatttatatatttttctttatcaacAACCTGTCATGTAAGTTATGTTAAAGCATGTGATATTAGGAAAGCAATTTATATTGTTGGCGTACAAAATGCAAAACAGCCAGTGATGTAAGGACGTATATGTAAAATGATAAACatccaaaactcaaaagcaGCCGTAGAGAGAATCTTTAAAATCTGAGAATAGTTTACGATAACAACCTGATTAGTTGGTAGACGCAGAACGACCTAACCCGTCGTTGACTAGTAGTAACCCTACtctctcaacttttttttatttatctaacattcctatttgattattattactaCCTAACACTTTCTAGCTTGTCTTAACGTGAAACTTAGCCATTAGTCaactttgttattgtttctactATTCTGATAGCGTATAATAAGAATAGTAGATTTTCGAGTTTAGTGTAAGCTAGCCCAATAACATAGACATGGCGAGTTTTAATACTTATGTTTCAGGCCCATATCTATTTCTGTGCTTTAAATGTTAAGAATATGCATGGAATGAGAAAATTTGACAATTAAAGGTGGGGAGAATGGGTTTTTTTGCATGACCCATATTTTCGATAAGGAAACAATGATAaactcaacctccaactaataGTTTTACACGTATCAGGAACCCAGTACATGATTCATCAATGACCTATATCGCCTTCACGCAATAACATATATGCAACACAactcttgtaaaaaaaaaaaaaccaaaaaataatttactaatCAGTTTACTATTCAAGAATCAAAAACTCGTTAGCTATGATTTAGAACGTCACAACAATACATTAAATACTGAAAGCGTAACAAACAGTATCATTTCTCCTTGAGAATATaggaattaaaatataaatgggAGACCCTATCGAAATTGGAAatgaacataaacaaaaatgaaatgaagAATTCAGTTAGAGGTTGGGGGTTGTACGTGTGTGTCCGCAcgccaagaaaaacaaaaaatctcttataacttataaatattATGTCTCGAATCATATtcttatatattaacaaattcaTTCTACGCCTAACACGTGTGcatcacaaaataaattatcttgCGTATTTCTAACCCAAGTGTATCTTCAAGAAACACAACTTTTTTAGGACCAATATCGATCACAATCCTGCTTCACTATAAGGTTATTCTTTCAagttcattttttcttcttcttatttgaaGGAACAACGAGAATGGTGTGTTTCTGTTTCTTGGTGGACCAGAAGAGGAAGGTTAAAGGGAGCAAACCGGCGGCGGGAATGTGTTCTCGGTGTGGTCGTGGAGCAAGAGTAGCCGACATGAAGACTTCGACGAGGTTCTGTCTAATTCCTATTTACTGTCGATCCTGGAGAGCAATCGTATGCAGCTTTTGTGGCTCTGTTCTTAAATCCTATcgttgagattttatttttacatgttttgcTACCTCTTTTCTAAATCCccttttagttttcttatacagtgtttactattttaaaaagcCCCTAAAAAAGGTGTTCTGATTTTGATACTAGACTCTAATGTGAAAAGCTTACGCAAAATAGCGtgatatatctaattttatcgatcacaaaataaaaattagaaccGTGATTTATGTACAACCAACCATATTTGCAATTATGCAAAATTACTTATAAAGTGTATGATTTTGGAGCTCATTTGGTTTGAGGGCTCAACTCCATCTCATGGGtttcaattaaaaacaaagaagaagcaacaaagaTAATGTAAAAGAAAATAGGCCATATAGCTATTAGGCATTAGCTAccatttcattttatatattttagatcctTAAGAAAATGTGGAGAGGAGATACCCAacactcacttttttttttctttgccatcaCCCCGACACTCAAAAGGAATCGCGTGgttgcaattttttttcttttttgctgtATCTTCCTCTATTTCCGGTCAAATCGGTTGAAGCTTGGTACTCCTCTAGTCGTTATCACGAATAATGTGCACTCCACTAGTAcactaaccatttttttttttggaataccATGCTACACAAAATTTTCTTACATTAAACTAGGACATGTTGCATGAGGCAACCACAATGGCACGGTAGTGCTTAATTATatgtgaaaataatattttaatcctTGTGTTACGAAAGTAAGGAAATCAGCATGAAATTTTGTTAGCCGTGGCCCGTGGGATATAAGAGAGAGGAAAAACTGTGGAAAAGCATAAAAGTGAGGGGAAATTTTGCTAGCTCCGCATAAAGAGATTGGCCACTTATCAAGCGATTCGATTATTGCTTTGATGTCTATGTAATCAGTCTCGAAAGAGCAGCAATATAATTAGATTGA
The Camelina sativa cultivar DH55 chromosome 15, Cs, whole genome shotgun sequence DNA segment above includes these coding regions:
- the LOC109129247 gene encoding uncharacterized protein LOC109129247: MVCFCFLVDQKRKVKGSKPAAGMCSRCGRGARVADMKTSTRFCLIPIYCRSWRAIVCSFCGSVLKSYR